One region of Chryseobacterium muglaense genomic DNA includes:
- a CDS encoding Sec-independent protein translocase subunit TatA/TatB has translation MELSIGEMALIAIAIVVLFGPDKLPQIARDLGAGVRKMRGAVEDIKTEIMKETDNPVSEIKREIEKVKDAAKDFNPMKNIEEDILKEQPSATELPIVKPADDETYEGPVSR, from the coding sequence ATGGAATTAAGCATTGGAGAAATGGCACTTATTGCCATTGCAATTGTAGTTTTATTTGGTCCGGATAAACTACCTCAAATTGCTCGCGATCTTGGAGCGGGAGTGAGAAAAATGCGTGGCGCAGTAGAAGATATCAAAACTGAGATCATGAAAGAAACAGATAACCCTGTCTCTGAGATAAAACGTGAGATCGAGAAAGTAAAAGATGCTGCGAAAGACTTTAATCCGATGAAGAACATCGAGGAAGATATTTTAAAGGAACAGCCTTCTGCTACGGAATTACCAATAGTAAAACCTGCAGATGATGAAACTTACGAAGGGCCGGTAAGCCGTTAA
- a CDS encoding phosphatase PAP2 family protein, protein MEEIIQEDKNLFLYLNNLGDTPFDQFWMMISATWIWVPLYVILCYLLYKNFKLKSLLYILLFVAIGVTVSDQVSGIFKYGVARLRPCHDPSLQNMMRIVKCGGQYGFYSAHASNTFFLASYLSFLLKDKLKWFPYAIFVWAAVVAYSRIYLGVHFPGDILVGAFVGTLLGGLFAVLAKKVINKPTINS, encoded by the coding sequence ATGGAAGAAATTATTCAGGAAGATAAAAACCTTTTCCTTTATCTTAACAATTTAGGCGATACCCCTTTTGATCAGTTTTGGATGATGATTTCTGCAACGTGGATTTGGGTTCCGCTCTATGTCATTCTCTGTTATCTTCTTTACAAAAATTTTAAGCTAAAATCTCTTCTGTATATCTTGCTATTCGTTGCAATTGGCGTAACGGTTTCAGATCAGGTTTCTGGGATTTTCAAATATGGCGTTGCAAGATTGAGACCTTGTCATGACCCTTCACTTCAAAATATGATGCGTATTGTAAAATGTGGCGGGCAATATGGTTTCTATTCTGCCCATGCTTCAAATACTTTCTTTTTAGCAAGCTATTTGAGTTTTTTATTGAAAGATAAACTTAAATGGTTTCCTTATGCTATATTTGTCTGGGCTGCAGTGGTAGCATACAGTCGTATATATTTAGGAGTACATTTCCCGGGAGATATTTTGGTAGGAGCGTTTGTTGGAACTTTATTGGGAGGACTTTTTGCTGTGCTTGCAAAAAAAGTGATTAACAAGCCAACTATTAATTCATAA
- a CDS encoding PQQ-dependent sugar dehydrogenase: MKRLLLSIAVFSSLTAQSQSFVLEEFATGFTSPVEITNANDNRLFVVQQNGIIKIIQPNGTVNAADFLNISSKVLFGGERGLLGLAFHPQYSTNGYFFVYYNNTAGNIIVARYTVSTANTNVADPNSEKIILNIPKPFANHNGGSIHFAPDGNLWVVTGDGGSAGDPNNNAQNKNSLLGKMLRIDINSTAAYNIPAGNPFIGVDGSDEIWSYGLRNAWKYSFDLTSGNVMIADVGQGLFEEINRMPITQAGINYGWRCYEGNNTYSTAGCAASSTMTFPIAVYDHSGSKCSVTGGYVYRGTQNPSLQGKYFFADYCSEQIGMMETNNSISWTTPFTGNNFSTFGEDNLKELYVAAVNNGKIYKIKTTTLGVQDVIFSQVRVYPNPASERIFVDGLKGNNNIAEIFSTDGRKVLDETKFDFENSINITGIPAGVYYINIKSGDFKSYSQKIIIK; this comes from the coding sequence ATGAAAAGACTATTACTTTCAATAGCAGTATTCTCTTCCTTAACAGCACAATCTCAAAGTTTTGTTCTTGAGGAATTTGCAACCGGGTTTACAAGTCCCGTAGAAATAACTAACGCAAACGACAACCGTCTTTTCGTAGTACAACAGAATGGAATCATTAAGATTATACAACCCAACGGAACAGTGAATGCTGCAGATTTTTTAAACATAAGTAGTAAAGTACTTTTCGGGGGCGAACGAGGGCTTTTGGGACTTGCATTTCATCCTCAATATTCTACAAACGGTTATTTTTTTGTGTATTATAACAATACCGCAGGGAATATTATTGTAGCAAGATATACCGTAAGTACTGCAAATACGAATGTTGCCGATCCAAATTCAGAAAAAATCATTTTAAATATACCCAAACCTTTTGCCAATCATAATGGTGGAAGCATTCATTTTGCTCCTGACGGAAATTTGTGGGTTGTAACGGGAGATGGTGGAAGCGCAGGAGATCCGAACAATAATGCTCAAAACAAAAATTCATTGTTAGGAAAAATGCTTAGAATCGATATTAATTCTACCGCAGCCTACAATATTCCTGCAGGAAATCCTTTTATTGGCGTTGATGGCTCAGATGAAATTTGGTCTTACGGTTTAAGAAATGCGTGGAAATATTCTTTTGACTTAACCAGCGGAAACGTAATGATTGCCGATGTAGGACAAGGATTATTTGAAGAAATCAACAGAATGCCGATAACACAGGCGGGAATCAATTATGGATGGAGATGTTATGAAGGAAATAATACTTACAGTACAGCTGGCTGTGCCGCTTCTTCAACGATGACTTTTCCCATTGCGGTTTATGATCATTCCGGAAGTAAATGTTCTGTTACCGGAGGCTATGTTTATCGTGGAACACAGAACCCTTCTTTACAGGGAAAATACTTTTTCGCAGATTACTGTTCTGAACAAATCGGTATGATGGAAACCAATAATTCAATTTCCTGGACTACACCATTTACGGGAAATAATTTTTCAACTTTCGGAGAAGACAATCTTAAAGAACTTTACGTAGCCGCAGTAAATAATGGTAAAATTTACAAAATCAAAACAACAACTTTAGGAGTTCAGGATGTAATATTTAGTCAAGTCAGAGTTTACCCAAATCCTGCATCAGAAAGAATTTTTGTGGATGGATTGAAAGGTAACAACAATATTGCTGAAATTTTCAGTACTGATGGAAGAAAAGTTTTAGACGAAACAAAATTCGATTTTGAAAACAGCATCAATATTACAGGAATTCCTGCGGGAGTTTACTATATCAATATTAAATCGGGAGATTTTAAATCTTACAGCCAGAAAATAATTATTAAATAG
- a CDS encoding IS5 family transposase — translation MLGKIKPDLQQNLFKTRLTELINMEHPLVKLAHEISWEKMEQEFAKLFSEQGRPSVAIRKIAGMLLLKEMFKESDETVVERWVENAYWQYFTGEDFFQTQQPFDPSNFVHFRKRIGEKGLEFLLGQSVSLHPQAKTEDEVQIDTTVQEKNITFPTDSKLAKKVIDNCVKIAEKEGVIQRQSYKRVSKQLLRDAYFGHHPRRQKKAKMARKKLRTIGKRVLRELERKLPSTILKDYEDVFKIYLKALTQERNTKDKIYSLHEPQVACIAKGKSGKAYEFGTKVAVVRGRKTGVISSIKRFSGNPHDSKTLEESLAQSERVRKSVGGTRPNKASTDRGFRGIKLVEGTVILLPTKKEKTKYEQQVARLRFRARAAIEPCISHLKRNHSLGLNFLKGVAGDINNALLAGIGYNLKMRFNQIKEQITLWLEILLRTFLCKYNFQNEN, via the coding sequence ATGTTAGGTAAAATAAAACCAGATTTACAGCAAAATTTATTCAAGACCAGACTTACGGAACTCATTAATATGGAGCATCCGTTGGTAAAATTGGCTCACGAAATCTCTTGGGAGAAAATGGAGCAAGAGTTTGCAAAACTGTTTTCAGAGCAAGGAAGACCCTCGGTTGCAATTCGTAAAATAGCAGGAATGCTTCTGCTTAAGGAAATGTTTAAAGAAAGCGACGAAACGGTTGTAGAAAGATGGGTGGAGAATGCGTATTGGCAATATTTTACGGGCGAAGATTTTTTTCAGACCCAGCAGCCTTTTGATCCGAGCAATTTTGTACACTTTAGAAAGAGAATTGGCGAGAAGGGGTTAGAATTCCTTTTAGGACAAAGCGTTTCTCTTCATCCGCAAGCCAAAACAGAAGATGAAGTTCAGATTGACACTACGGTTCAGGAGAAGAATATTACCTTTCCTACGGATTCAAAATTAGCAAAAAAAGTAATAGACAATTGCGTGAAAATAGCTGAAAAAGAAGGGGTAATTCAAAGGCAAAGTTATAAAAGAGTAAGCAAACAATTGTTGCGAGATGCTTATTTTGGGCACCATCCGAGAAGACAGAAGAAGGCAAAAATGGCAAGGAAGAAGCTCAGAACGATTGGCAAAAGAGTGCTTCGGGAATTGGAAAGAAAACTTCCTTCAACTATTTTGAAAGACTACGAAGACGTTTTTAAAATTTACCTCAAAGCACTCACCCAAGAACGTAATACGAAAGATAAAATTTACAGTTTGCACGAACCACAGGTTGCCTGTATTGCGAAAGGGAAATCGGGAAAGGCATACGAGTTTGGGACAAAAGTGGCGGTAGTGCGAGGTAGGAAAACAGGGGTCATCAGTTCCATAAAAAGATTTTCAGGCAATCCTCACGATAGCAAAACATTGGAAGAATCATTAGCACAAAGTGAGCGAGTCAGAAAATCCGTTGGAGGAACAAGACCTAATAAAGCGAGTACAGACCGAGGTTTTAGAGGAATAAAATTAGTAGAAGGAACGGTAATTTTGCTTCCCACAAAAAAAGAAAAAACAAAATATGAGCAACAAGTTGCAAGATTGAGATTCCGAGCAAGAGCAGCGATAGAGCCTTGTATCTCGCATTTGAAAAGAAACCACTCCTTAGGATTAAACTTCCTTAAAGGAGTAGCTGGAGATATTAATAATGCCTTATTAGCAGGCATCGGATACAATCTGAAGATGAGATTCAACCAAATCAAAGAGCAAATCACTCTTTGGCTCGAAATTCTTCTCCGAACTTTTTTATGCAAGTATAATTTTCAAAATGAAAACTAG
- a CDS encoding tRNA (cytidine(34)-2'-O)-methyltransferase: MLNIVLVEPEIPNNTGNIGRLCVGTESRLHLIHPFGFLIDDKNLKRSGLDYWVHLDVTEYENVDEWMKNIPDLSRVFLMSSHAEKSYLEIDFQDGDWLVFGKESKGLSKDVLDRFENHLTIPMSKLIRSFNIANSVAFVVGEAKRQITLKKNKI, translated from the coding sequence ATGCTAAATATCGTTCTCGTAGAACCAGAGATTCCTAATAATACCGGAAATATCGGAAGATTGTGTGTAGGAACCGAAAGCAGATTACATTTAATACATCCTTTCGGATTTTTGATAGATGATAAGAATCTAAAGCGTTCAGGTTTAGATTATTGGGTTCATCTTGATGTTACAGAATACGAAAATGTCGATGAATGGATGAAAAATATTCCAGACTTGTCTCGTGTTTTTCTAATGAGTTCTCATGCTGAAAAATCTTATCTGGAAATTGATTTTCAGGATGGAGATTGGTTGGTTTTTGGAAAAGAGAGTAAGGGTTTGAGTAAAGATGTTTTAGATCGTTTTGAAAATCATTTGACCATTCCGATGTCTAAATTGATCAGAAGCTTTAATATCGCCAATTCGGTTGCGTTTGTAGTAGGAGAAGCCAAAAGACAGATTACTTTAAAAAAAAATAAAATTTAA
- a CDS encoding WD40/YVTN/BNR-like repeat-containing protein — protein MKEIFTLLFSTVSLLVFSQKIESFETILNDKISIRAIELYDNKIWYSGTESKFGFVDLKDNKTQKQIKLSEKKLQFRTLTQDNDTFYAINIESPAYFFKIDKRTLKSEIFNTDSSKIAFYDSFIIHSKNVGLAISDPHEDGVPNFFNFHNSNNYEVLNYPKYNKGEAHFAASNSNISMYKDLVWIATGGTVSRIFKFGWKYPLYWEVFDTPFVQGKSAGIYSIDFANQNFGVAVGGDYTKQEANVNNIATTNNGGKTWQIQASGKNAGYTTCVKIKPNSKGKEMISVGDQHISYSSDFGKTWKKISDEKGFYVCKWVDGNTVVFAGKDKISLMKLKF, from the coding sequence ATGAAAGAAATCTTCACCTTATTATTTTCTACGGTAAGTTTATTAGTGTTTTCTCAAAAAATCGAAAGTTTTGAGACTATTTTAAATGATAAAATAAGCATCAGAGCAATAGAATTGTATGATAATAAAATCTGGTACAGCGGAACGGAATCTAAATTTGGCTTCGTTGATTTAAAAGATAATAAAACTCAGAAACAGATTAAACTGTCTGAAAAGAAATTACAGTTTAGAACTTTGACTCAAGATAATGATACTTTTTATGCCATCAATATTGAAAGCCCTGCTTACTTTTTTAAAATTGATAAACGAACCCTGAAATCTGAAATTTTTAATACGGATTCCTCAAAAATAGCCTTTTATGATTCCTTTATTATTCATTCTAAAAATGTAGGTCTAGCTATAAGCGATCCACATGAAGACGGTGTTCCTAATTTTTTTAATTTTCATAATAGTAATAATTATGAAGTTCTGAATTATCCAAAATACAATAAGGGTGAAGCGCATTTTGCTGCAAGCAATTCAAATATTTCAATGTATAAAGATTTAGTTTGGATTGCTACTGGCGGAACTGTCTCTAGAATTTTTAAATTCGGCTGGAAATATCCTTTATATTGGGAGGTTTTTGATACTCCATTTGTGCAAGGTAAATCTGCAGGAATCTATTCAATTGATTTTGCCAACCAGAATTTTGGAGTTGCAGTTGGAGGAGATTATACAAAACAGGAAGCCAATGTCAATAATATTGCAACCACAAATAACGGAGGAAAAACCTGGCAGATTCAGGCATCAGGAAAAAACGCAGGATACACAACGTGCGTGAAAATTAAACCTAATTCAAAAGGCAAAGAAATGATTTCTGTAGGAGATCAGCATATAAGTTATTCTTCAGATTTTGGGAAAACATGGAAGAAGATTTCCGACGAAAAAGGGTTTTATGTTTGCAAATGGGTAGATGGAAATACTGTTGTTTTTGCCGGGAAAGACAAAATCTCATTGATGAAATTAAAATTTTAA
- the secD gene encoding protein translocase subunit SecD: protein MQGKGLITIVAIVLGLICLNELLPTWYAGKIESQIEAANGNEKEIQRLKDETLNLGFTELSYAKAKDKEMKLGLDLKGGINVLLEINQRDLVNDLTNYSTNPILIEALNRTDEVQKNSTKSYIDNFFVEFDAVNKAKGANLKLADPEIFGNTNLSEIKFNTTDDQVRSIVKKRIDLSVGTAFEVIRTRIDKLGAIQPNVQRVPGTARISVEMPGMKDIDKVKKMLQTSAKLQFWEIQQFNEVAPYFQTLSAVVAAKGDSMGVAKNTNFLNLMQGGKSGSMSSVGSVKLTDTAKVNRILNSKIAQSLRPANIKYTQFMWGYKPESTDEKSLVLYAIRGNINQKAPVDGAVETASIGYDELSRVVVDMQMDSKGAKDWKTLTEKNVGKPVAVTLDNRVYTAPNVQGAIPNGRTQISGNFSQEEAKELVDVLGAGKLPAGAKVVQATQVGPSLGQESIDAGVMSFSIAFLIIIAYIIFYYGLAGVYAVIAMIINLFYIFGIMDSGDFTLTLPGIAGIVLSMAMAVDTNVIIYERTKEELFAGKSILEAYKDGFKHALNAIIDGHLTMILTAVVLFFFGTGPIKGFALTLLIGAVMTLFTSILLSRVMIFHRLNKGKGLSVWTPPTKNLFRNTWIDFIGKRKYSYIISAILTVISLGSIFVNGFKFGIDFTGGRNYVVRFDKEVNAEDVENGLVKVFTTQDGKNSSVEAKTFGNNNQLKISTDYLINDESLKADQTIEQKLFEGLKPNLPANMTLEEFKSADTDHAGIISSEKVGPSVADDIQTHGTLAVVAALAGIFIYILVRFRKWQFSLGAVAALLHDAIIILGAFSLFHSVMPFNMEVNQDFIAAILTVLGYSINDTVIIFDRIREYLREKKALTLSGLFDDAISSTLGRTFNTTFTTLLVILAIFIFGGDNLRGFMFALLIGIGFGAYSSIFIASAIAYDFLKTGKEEGVHGKSSSDKELLATK from the coding sequence ATGCAAGGAAAAGGACTTATTACAATTGTTGCTATTGTACTAGGGTTAATTTGCTTAAATGAGCTATTACCAACCTGGTACGCCGGCAAAATTGAATCGCAAATCGAAGCTGCGAACGGAAACGAGAAAGAAATCCAGAGATTAAAGGATGAAACTTTAAATCTTGGGTTTACAGAACTTTCTTATGCTAAGGCAAAAGACAAAGAAATGAAGCTAGGTCTTGACCTGAAAGGGGGGATCAATGTTCTTTTGGAAATCAATCAGAGAGATTTGGTGAATGATTTAACTAATTATTCTACCAATCCAATTCTTATTGAGGCTCTGAACAGAACAGATGAGGTTCAGAAAAACTCTACAAAATCTTATATCGACAATTTCTTTGTTGAGTTTGATGCCGTAAACAAAGCAAAAGGCGCAAACCTAAAACTTGCAGATCCTGAAATCTTCGGAAATACCAACCTTTCTGAGATTAAATTCAACACGACAGATGATCAGGTAAGAAGCATCGTAAAGAAAAGAATTGATCTTTCTGTAGGTACTGCTTTTGAAGTAATCAGAACCAGAATTGATAAGTTAGGGGCAATTCAGCCAAACGTACAAAGAGTTCCGGGAACGGCAAGAATCTCTGTTGAGATGCCGGGAATGAAAGATATTGATAAGGTGAAAAAAATGCTTCAGACTTCTGCAAAACTTCAGTTTTGGGAAATACAGCAGTTTAATGAGGTTGCACCATATTTCCAAACTTTAAGTGCGGTAGTTGCAGCTAAAGGTGACTCTATGGGGGTTGCTAAAAACACTAACTTCCTGAATCTAATGCAAGGAGGTAAATCTGGAAGCATGAGCTCTGTAGGAAGTGTGAAATTGACAGATACTGCAAAAGTAAACAGGATCTTAAACAGTAAAATTGCACAGTCTTTACGTCCTGCAAATATTAAATACACCCAATTTATGTGGGGTTACAAGCCAGAATCTACGGATGAGAAAAGCTTGGTTTTATATGCTATAAGAGGTAATATCAACCAAAAAGCTCCGGTAGATGGTGCTGTAGAAACTGCAAGCATCGGTTACGATGAATTAAGCAGAGTAGTGGTAGATATGCAAATGGACTCTAAAGGTGCTAAAGACTGGAAAACTCTTACTGAGAAAAACGTAGGAAAACCAGTTGCTGTAACTTTAGATAACAGAGTATATACTGCACCAAATGTACAGGGTGCAATTCCTAACGGTAGAACTCAAATCTCAGGTAACTTCTCTCAGGAAGAAGCTAAAGAATTGGTAGACGTTTTAGGAGCGGGTAAATTACCTGCAGGTGCAAAAGTAGTACAGGCTACACAAGTTGGTCCATCTTTAGGACAGGAGTCTATTGACGCGGGAGTGATGTCATTCTCTATCGCATTCTTAATTATTATTGCATACATCATTTTCTACTACGGTTTAGCTGGTGTTTATGCGGTAATTGCAATGATCATCAACTTATTCTATATTTTCGGAATTATGGATTCCGGAGACTTTACACTAACGCTTCCTGGTATTGCGGGTATTGTACTTTCAATGGCGATGGCGGTAGATACTAACGTAATTATTTACGAAAGAACAAAAGAAGAGTTATTTGCAGGGAAAAGTATTCTTGAAGCTTACAAAGATGGTTTCAAACATGCATTAAATGCAATTATCGATGGTCACTTAACGATGATCCTTACAGCCGTAGTGTTGTTCTTCTTCGGAACAGGTCCTATCAAAGGATTTGCATTGACGTTGTTGATTGGTGCTGTAATGACATTGTTTACATCAATCTTACTTTCAAGAGTAATGATCTTCCATAGATTAAATAAAGGTAAAGGTCTTTCAGTTTGGACTCCTCCAACGAAAAACTTATTCAGAAATACTTGGATTGATTTTATCGGAAAAAGAAAATATTCATACATTATTTCTGCAATTTTAACGGTAATCTCTTTAGGATCAATTTTCGTTAATGGATTTAAATTTGGTATCGATTTTACAGGTGGTAGAAACTACGTTGTAAGATTTGATAAAGAAGTAAATGCAGAAGATGTTGAAAATGGTTTAGTTAAAGTTTTCACAACTCAGGATGGTAAAAACTCTTCTGTAGAAGCTAAAACTTTCGGAAACAACAATCAGCTGAAGATCTCTACAGATTACCTTATCAATGACGAATCATTGAAAGCTGACCAGACGATTGAGCAAAAATTATTTGAAGGTTTAAAACCAAACCTTCCAGCTAATATGACTTTAGAAGAATTTAAATCTGCAGATACAGATCACGCAGGGATTATCTCTTCTGAAAAAGTAGGACCTTCTGTTGCTGATGATATTCAGACACACGGTACTCTTGCGGTTGTTGCGGCATTGGCAGGTATTTTCATCTACATTTTGGTGAGATTTAGAAAATGGCAGTTTTCATTGGGTGCTGTTGCGGCACTATTACATGATGCTATCATTATCTTGGGTGCGTTCTCGTTATTCCATTCAGTTATGCCTTTCAACATGGAGGTTAACCAAGATTTCATCGCGGCAATTCTTACCGTATTGGGTTATTCAATCAACGATACCGTAATTATCTTCGATAGAATTAGAGAATACTTGAGAGAGAAGAAAGCACTTACTTTATCAGGATTGTTTGATGATGCTATTTCTAGTACTTTAGGTAGAACGTTCAACACAACATTTACGACTTTACTTGTAATTCTTGCCATCTTCATCTTTGGTGGAGACAACTTGAGAGGGTTTATGTTTGCATTGTTAATCGGTATTGGTTTTGGGGCATACTCATCTATCTTTATTGCATCGGCAATTGCTTACGATTTCCTTAAAACAGGAAAAGAAGAAGGTGTACATGGTAAATCGTCTTCAGATAAAGAATTACTTGCTACAAAGTAA
- the hemN gene encoding oxygen-independent coproporphyrinogen III oxidase: MNSLIDKYNIPGPRYTSYPTVPYWDESTFSPEKWKSSVIRSFNESNSGEGISIYIHLPFCEALCTFCACHKRITKQHSVEVPYLESVLKEWMLYLQLFNEKPKLKELHLGGGTPTFFSPENLKTLLQGIFDTVDIAEHQEFSFEGHPNNTTREHLQTLFNLGFRRASFGVQDYDLKVQKAINRIQPFENVKNVTEWAREIGYTSISHDLVYGLPHSNWESMALTIHKTLELKPDRLAYYSYAHVPWIKGVGQRGFDENDLPSGEEKRRLYEDGKKLLEELGYKEVGMDHFSLEEDELYKSMISGDIHRNFMGYSSSKTQLMIGLGMSSISDSWYAFAQNVKTVEEYQKIVEEGEIPVVKGHVLNEEDLSIRRHILNLMCQLETTFEDKDAIPELENAFDMLQEMERDELVEINDNQIKITEKGRAFTRNVAMVFDLRMLRNKPETRIFSMTI, translated from the coding sequence ATGAATTCGTTAATCGATAAATATAATATTCCGGGTCCGCGTTATACATCTTATCCCACTGTTCCATATTGGGACGAGTCTACTTTTTCTCCAGAAAAATGGAAATCTAGTGTCATAAGATCTTTTAATGAAAGCAATTCGGGAGAAGGAATTTCAATATACATTCACCTTCCTTTCTGTGAAGCGTTGTGTACTTTCTGCGCTTGTCATAAACGTATTACAAAGCAACACAGTGTAGAAGTTCCTTATCTTGAAAGTGTTTTAAAAGAGTGGATGCTTTATCTTCAACTATTTAATGAAAAACCGAAGTTAAAAGAACTGCATTTAGGTGGTGGAACGCCCACTTTTTTTTCTCCAGAAAATCTAAAAACTTTATTGCAAGGGATTTTTGATACCGTTGATATTGCAGAACATCAAGAGTTTTCTTTTGAAGGCCACCCGAATAATACAACAAGAGAACATCTTCAGACTTTATTCAACTTAGGGTTCAGAAGAGCAAGTTTTGGGGTGCAGGATTATGATTTGAAAGTTCAGAAAGCCATTAACAGAATTCAGCCTTTCGAAAACGTAAAAAATGTTACAGAATGGGCCAGAGAAATTGGTTATACAAGTATTTCTCACGATTTGGTGTATGGTTTGCCACATTCTAATTGGGAAAGTATGGCACTTACCATTCATAAAACTTTAGAGCTAAAACCAGACCGTCTTGCGTATTATTCTTACGCTCATGTGCCTTGGATAAAAGGAGTGGGGCAAAGAGGTTTTGACGAAAACGATTTGCCAAGCGGTGAAGAGAAACGTAGGTTGTATGAAGATGGCAAAAAATTATTGGAAGAATTAGGATATAAAGAAGTCGGAATGGATCATTTTTCTCTTGAAGAAGATGAACTGTATAAATCTATGATTTCAGGAGATATTCATCGTAATTTTATGGGATATTCTTCAAGCAAAACTCAATTGATGATTGGTTTGGGGATGAGTTCTATCTCAGATTCTTGGTACGCTTTTGCTCAAAATGTAAAAACTGTTGAAGAATACCAGAAAATAGTTGAAGAAGGTGAAATTCCTGTGGTGAAAGGACATGTTTTAAATGAAGAAGATTTATCAATCAGAAGACATATTCTAAATTTAATGTGCCAGTTGGAAACTACTTTTGAAGATAAAGATGCGATTCCGGAACTTGAAAATGCTTTTGACATGCTTCAGGAAATGGAACGTGACGAATTGGTTGAAATTAACGACAATCAAATAAAAATCACAGAAAAAGGTCGAGCTTTCACAAGAAATGTAGCGATGGTTTTTGATCTCAGAATGCTGAGAAACAAACCCGAAACCAGAATTTTTTCAATGACAATATAA
- a CDS encoding sialate O-acetylesterase codes for MKNLKIFFLILIPTFFYTQKIRVFILAGQSNMNGFGYNKDLPNDLKTIKDVYIFQGNSVPDGEKNGGTGKWDVLKAGNGTGFKTDGKTNTLSDRFGLEMTFAKRMKELFPNDKIALIKYAREGTSIDSLATGNFGCWDSDYYGKNGMNQYDYFLNTVKNALNEKDIDGNGKTDELQMSGILWMQGEGEASYNGEIANNYYAHLKILMNQMRAALRTDDLPVVIGKISDSGKNEKGKVWPMGELVQYAQEKFVRDNKNAAIVRSTQKYNYGNDPWHYDSAGYIDLGKNFADEVFRLIINFEKKD; via the coding sequence ATGAAAAATTTAAAAATATTTTTTCTTATACTAATTCCGACATTTTTCTATACTCAGAAAATACGGGTTTTTATTTTGGCGGGTCAGTCGAATATGAATGGTTTTGGATATAATAAAGACCTTCCCAATGATTTAAAAACCATTAAAGACGTTTATATTTTTCAGGGAAATTCTGTTCCTGATGGAGAAAAGAATGGCGGAACTGGAAAGTGGGATGTTTTGAAAGCCGGAAACGGAACAGGTTTTAAAACGGATGGAAAAACCAATACACTTTCAGACCGATTTGGTTTGGAAATGACCTTTGCCAAAAGAATGAAAGAGCTTTTTCCGAATGATAAAATTGCATTGATAAAGTATGCAAGAGAAGGTACTTCAATAGACAGTCTTGCGACAGGAAATTTTGGTTGTTGGGATTCAGATTATTACGGAAAAAACGGAATGAATCAATATGATTATTTTCTGAACACCGTAAAAAATGCTTTAAACGAAAAAGATATTGACGGAAACGGAAAAACAGACGAATTACAAATGTCTGGAATTCTTTGGATGCAAGGCGAAGGAGAGGCTAGTTACAACGGAGAAATTGCCAATAATTATTATGCTCATCTGAAAATTTTGATGAATCAAATGCGGGCTGCTTTACGCACCGATGATTTACCCGTTGTGATTGGGAAAATTTCAGATTCCGGTAAAAATGAAAAAGGAAAAGTCTGGCCAATGGGAGAGTTGGTACAGTATGCTCAGGAAAAATTTGTAAGAGATAATAAAAATGCTGCGATTGTTCGCTCAACCCAAAAATACAATTACGGAAATGATCCATGGCATTATGACAGTGCGGGTTACATCGATTTGGGGAAGAATTTTGCAGATGAAGTATTTAGACTCATTATAAATTTCGAAAAGAAAGACTAA